One window of Trifolium pratense cultivar HEN17-A07 linkage group LG5, ARS_RC_1.1, whole genome shotgun sequence genomic DNA carries:
- the LOC123883364 gene encoding IAA-amino acid hydrolase ILR1-like 4, with translation MAYSFKCFHFFIIIFILHVFTTTQISSSTDDSSFNNFLDSAKSPEIFDWMINIRRKIHENPELGYEEFETSELIRSELDKMNIPYKHPVAITGVIGFIGTGFSPFVALRADMDALPMQEMVEWEHKSKVPGKMHSCGHDAHVAMLLAAAKILKEHEKDIQGTVVLVFQPAEEGGAGAKKILDAGALENVTAIFGLHIDPELPIGEVASRSGPIMAGSGFFEAKISGKGGHAAIPQQSIDPILAASNVIISLQHLVSREADPLDSQVVTIAKFEGGSAFNVIPDYVTIGGTFRAFSKQSFNQLRQRIEQVIIGQAAVQRCNATVDFLEEWEPFNPPTVNNGELHEHFVNVAVNMFGIDKVNSVMTPSMGAEDFSFYQEVIPGYFFFLGVKNASDKEAESFHSPYLKINEDGLPYGAALHASLAASYLLKHEHDVPGVEGKYHDEL, from the exons ATGGCTTATTCCTTCAAATGTTTCCATTTTTTcatcatcatattcatattacATGTATTTACTACAACACAAATTTCATCATCAACAGATGATTCTTCATTCAACAATTTTCTTGACAGTGCCAAGAGTCCTGAGATTTTTGATTGGATGATCAATATCAGAAGGAAAATTCATGAGAATCCTGAATTGGGTTATGAAGAATTTGAAACAAGTGAACTGATAAGATCAGAACTGGATAAAATGAATATCCCTTATAAACATCCAGTTGCAATCACTGGTGTCATTGGTTTCATAGGAACTGGATTCTCTCCTTTTGTTGCTTTAAGAGCTGATATGGATGCTCTTCCTATGCAG GAAATGGTGGAATGGGAGCATAAGAGTAAAGTACCTGGAAAGATGCACTCATGTGGTCATGATGCTCATGTTGCTATGTTACTTGCTGCTGCAAAAATTCTCAAAGAGCATGAAAAAGACATACAA GGAACTGTTGTTCTTGTTTTTCAACCAGCCGAGGAAGGAGGTGCCGGGGCTAAGAAAATTTTAGATGCTGGAGCATTAGAAAATGTTACAGCTATCTTTGGATTGCATATTGATCCTGAATTACCAATAGGTGAAGTGGCCTCTAGGTCTGGTCCGATAATGGCAGGAAGTGGCTTCTTTGAAGCAAAAATAAGTGGAAAAGGAGGTCATGCAGCTATTCCTCAACAGTCTATAGACCCTATATTGGCAGCTTCCAATGTGATTATCAGCTTACAACACCTTGTTTCTCGCGAGGCTGATCCTCTAGACTCCCAG GTAGTGACGATTGCCAAGTTCGAAGGAGGTAGTGCGTTCAATGTTATTCCGGATTATGTCACAATTGGTGGCACTTTCCGAGCCTTTTCTAAACAAAGTTTCAACCAACTGAGACAGCGGATTGAGCAG GTTATCATTGGTCAAGCTGCTGTGCAGAGGTGCAATGCAACTGTGGACTTTCTTGAAGAATGGGAACCTTTCAATCCTCCAACTGTAAACAACGGTGAACTGCATGAGCATTTTGTGAATGTTGCGGTGAATATGTTTGGTATCGATAAAGTTAATAGTGTCATGACACCATCCATGGGAGCTGAAGATTTTTCATTCTATCAAGAGGTCATACCTGGTTACTTCTTCTTCCTTGGAGTGAAGAATGCCTCGGATAAAGAGGCCGAGTCGTTTCACTCACCTTATCTCAAAATCAATGAAGATGGACTGCCTTATGGCGCTGCACTTCATGCATCTTTAGCAGCTAGTTATCTACTAAAACATGAGCATGATGTACCTGGTGTTGAGGGCAAATATCATGATGAATTATAG
- the LOC123883366 gene encoding IAA-amino acid hydrolase ILR1-like 4, translating into MSCSFKCFHFSIIIFMLHVFTTTQISSSTDDSSFNNFLDSAKSSEVFDWMINIRRKIHENPELGYQEFETSELIRSELDKMDIPYKHPVAITGVIGFIGTGSSPFVALRADMDALPMQEMVEWEHKSKVAGKMHACGHDAHVTMVLGAAKILKQHEKEIQGTVVLVFQPAEEGGGGAKKILDTGALENVTAIFGLHIAPDLPIGEVASKSGPILAGSGFFEAKISGKGGHAAIPQQSIDPILAASNVILSLQHLVSREADPLDSQVVTIGKCQGGSAYNVIPDSVTIGGTFRAFSKQSFNQLKQRIEQVIIGQVAVQRCNATVDFLDEVKPFYPPTINNGDLHEHFVNVAVNMLGINKVESAMSPFMGAEDFSFYQEVIPGYFFFLGMKNAEHERFVPSLHSPYLKINEDGLPYGAALHASLAASYLLKHQQDIVPGVEKKYRDEL; encoded by the exons ATGTCTTGTTCCTTCAAATGTTTCCATTTTTCCATCATCATATTCATGTTACATGTCTTTACTACAACACAAATTTCATCATCAACAGATGATTCTTCATTCAACAATTTTCTTGACAGTGCCAAGAGTTCTGAGGTTTTTGATTGGATGATCAATATCAGAAGGAAAATTCATGAGAATCCTGAATTGGGTTATCAAGAATTTGAAACAAGTGAACTGATAAGATCAGAATTAGATAAAATGGACATACCTTATAAACATCCAGTTGCAATCACTGGTGTCATTGGTTTCATAGGAACTGGATCCTCTCCTTTTGTTGCTTTAAGAGCTGACATGGATGCTCTTCCTATGCAg GAAATGGTGGAGTGGGAGCATAAGAGTAAAGTAGCCGGAAAGATGCACGCGTGTGGTCATGATGCTCATGTTACCATGGTACTTGGTGCTGCAAAGATTCTTAAACAGCATGAAAAAGAGATACAG GGAACTGTTGTTCTTGTTTTCCAACCAGCAGAGGAAGGAGGTGGAGGGGCTAAGAAAATTTTAGACACTGGAGCATTAGAAAATGTTACCGCTATATTTGGACTACATATTGCTCCTGACTTACCAATAGGTGAAGTGGCCTCTAAGTCTGGTCCAATATTGGCTGGAAGTGGCTTCTTTGAAGCAAAAATAAGTGGAAAGGGTGGTCATGCAGCTATTCCTCAACAGTCTATCGACCCTATATTGGCAGCTTCCAATGTCATTCTTAGTTTACAACACCTTGTTTCTCGCGAGGCTGATCCTTTAGACTCACAG GTTGTGACGATTGGAAAGTGCCAAGGAGGTAGTGCATACAATGTTATTCCAGATTCTGTCACAATTGGTGGCACCTTCCGAGCCTTTTCTAAACAAAGCTTCAACCAACTGAAACAGCGGATTGAGCAG GTTATCATCGGGCAAGTTGCTGTGCAAAGGTGCAATGCAACTGTGGACTTCCTTGATGAAGTGAAACCTTTCTATCCTCCAACTATAAACAATGGCGACTTGCATGAACATTTTGTGAATGTGGCAGTGAATATGCTAGGTATCAATAAAGTCGAAAGTGCCATGTCTCCATTCATGGGAGCTGAAGACTTTTCATTCTATCAAGAGGTCATACCTGGTTACTTTTTCTTCCTTGGAATGAAGAATGCCGAACATGAACGGTTTGTGCCATCATTACACTCACCTTATCTCAAAATCAATGAAGATGGACTCCCTTACGGAGCTGCACTTCATGCATCATTAGCAGCTAGTTATCTTCTAAAACATCAGCAGGATATTGTACCTGGTGTTGAGAAAAAATATCGCGATGAATTATAA
- the LOC123886791 gene encoding protein FAR1-RELATED SEQUENCE 5-like, producing MSVEVEISHENISTGSYPNVNEELNSEPYIGMEFKTVEKVREFYNSFAKRLGFGVRVRSTKPKRAILVCCNEGQHMMKSSRNKEIQYDTNQAKRKCSTQRSGCQASLIVSRGTTEGNWIICSFNNDHNHDMVSPRSVSYMRCHKRMSTAAKSLVEQFSGYVKLFKHGVDYLMNLSLLL from the coding sequence ATGTCGGTAGAAGTGGAAATATCTCATGAAAATATTTCAACAGGTTCTTATCCTAATGTTAACGAGGAATTAAATAGTGAACCTTATATTGGGATGGAATTCAAAACTGTTGAAAAAGTTAGAGAATTTTACAATTCATTTGCTAAAAGATTGGGTTTTGGAGTACGCGTTCGTTCAACAAAACCAAAAAGAGCTATTTTGGTATGCTGTAATGAAGGTCAACATATGATGAAAAGTTCTAGAAACAAAGAAATCCAATATGACACAAATCAAGCTAAAAGAAAGTGTTCAACTCAAAGAAGTGGTTGTCAAGCTTCACTTATTGTTTCAAGAGGTACAACAGAAGGCAATTGGATTATATGTTCATTTAATAATGATCATAACCATGACATGGTTAGCCCTAGAAGCGTGTCTTATATGAGATGTCATAAAAGGATGAGCACTGCTGCAAAAAGTCTTGTTGAACAATTTAGTGGTTATGTTAAACTCTTTAAACATGGAGTTGATTATTTGATGAATTTGTCATTGTTACTATAA